From Canis lupus familiaris isolate Mischka breed German Shepherd chromosome 16, alternate assembly UU_Cfam_GSD_1.0, whole genome shotgun sequence, one genomic window encodes:
- the DDHD2 gene encoding phospholipase DDHD2 isoform X2 — protein MSSAESQQEQLSQSDPSPSPNSCSSFELLDMDAGSLYEPVSPHWFYCKIIDSKETWIPFNSEDSQQLEEAYGSGKNCDGRVVPTDGGRYDVHLGERMRYAVYWDELASEVRRCTWFYKGDKDNKYVPYSESFSQVLEETYMLAVTLDEWKKKLESPNREIIILHNPKLMVHYQPVAGSDEWGSTPTEQGRPRTVKRGVENISVDIHCGEPLQIDHLVFVVHGIGPACDLRFRSIVQCVNDFRSVSLNLLQTHFKKAQENQQIGRVEFLPVNWHSPLHSTGVDVDLQRITLPSINRLRHFTNDTILDVFFYNSPTYCQTIVDTVASEMNRIYTLFLQRNPDFKGGVSIAGHSLGSLILFDILTNQKDSLGDMDNEKDAPNIVMDQGDTLTLEEDLKKLQLSEFFSVFEKEKVDKEALALCTDKDLQEMGIPLGPRKKILNHFRTRKNLMDINRPTLQPASGVTVSNIPKESGVCSKTDATGNGDYLHVGIGQVSVKYPRLIYKPEIFFAFGSPIGMFLTVRGLKRIDPNYKFPTCKGFFNIYHPFDPVAYRIEPMVVPGVEFEPMLIPHHKGRKRMHLELREGLTRMSMDLKNNLLGSLRMAWKSFTRAPYPALQASETTEETEAECESSPEKLSGSLKIQYCWSSKKSTKPRASSLISLYNKNEPCMAA, from the exons ATGTCATCAGCGGAATCACAGCAGGAACAATTGTCCCAGTCAGATCCATCCCCGTCACCAAACTCATGTAGTTCCTTTGAGCTACTAGACATGGATGCTGGCAGTTTGTATGAACCAGTTTCTCCTCATTggttttattgtaaaataatagaTTCTAAAGAGACTTGGATTCCTTTCAACTCCGAGGATTCACAGCAGCTGGAAGAGGCATATGGTTCTG GAAAAAATTGTGATGGGAGAGTTGTCCCCACTGATGGGGGCAGATATGATGTGCATTTGGGGGAGAGGATGCGGTATGCTGTATACTGGGATGAGCTAGCATCAGAAGTGAGACGATGTACCTGGTTTTACAAGGGAGACAAAGATAATAAGTATGTTCCCTACTCAGAGAGCTTCAGCCAAGTATTAGAG gaaacGTACATGCTTGCTGTAACTCTGGATGAGTGGAAAAAGAAACTGGAATCTCCCAACAGAGAAATTATTATATTACACAATCCAAAG CTTATGGTGCATTACCAGCCAGTTGCAGGGTCTGATGAATGGGGTTCAACACCCACTGAACAGGGTCGACCAAGAACAGTGAAGAGAGGAGTTGAGAACATCTCTGTTGACATTCATTGTG gAGAGCCTTTGCAAATAGATCACTTGGTTTTTGTAGTCCATGGGATTGGACCAGCTTGTGATCTCCGCTTTCGAAGCATTGTACAGTGTG TTAATGATTTTCGCAGTGTTTCCTTGAACCTGCTacaaacacattttaagaaaGCCCAAGAAAATCAGCAGATTGGGAGGGTAGAATTTCTTCCAGTCAACTGGCACAGTCCTTTGCATTCTACTGGTGTGGATGT agatctGCAGCGAATAACTCTGCCCAGCATTAACCGCCTAAGGCATTTCACCAATGACACAATTCTAGACGTCTTCTTCTACAATAGCCCCACCTATTGTCAGACTATTGTGGACACAGTTGCTTCGGAAATGAACCGAATATATACACTTTTTCTGCAGAGGAACCCTGATTTCAAAGGGGGTGTATCCATTGCTGGTCATAGTTTAG gTTCGCTTATATTGTTTGATATCCTAACAAATCAGAAAGATTCTTTGGGGGATATGGATAATGAAAAG gatGCACCAAATATTGTCATGGATCAGGGAGACACACTGACACTAGAGGAAGATTTGAAGAAACTGCAACTCTCGGAATTCTTTAGTGTCTTTGAGAAGGAGAAAGTAGATAAGGAAGCTCTG GCTTTATGTACTGACAAAGATCTTCAGGAAATGGGAATTCCCCTAGGACCAAGAAAGAAGATATTAAACCACTTTAGGACCAGAAAAAATTTAATG gatATTAATAGACCAACCCTGCAGCCAGCTTCAGGCGTGACTGTATCTAACATCCCCAAAGAATCAGGTGTCTGCAGTAAAACTGATGCTACTGGGAATGGTGACTATCTACATGTTGGCATTGGGCAG GTGTCTGTAAAATATCCCCGGCTCATCTACAAACCAGAAATATTCTTTGCCTTCGGATCTCCTATTGGAATGTTCCTTACTGTCCGAGGACTAAAAAGAATTGATCCCAACTATAAATTTCCGACGTGCAAAGGCTTCTTCAATATCTATCACCCT TTTGATCCTGTGGCCTATAGGATTGAACCGATGGTGGTCCCAGGAGTGGAATTTGAGCCAATGTTGATCCCACATCATAAAGGCAGGAAGCGGATGCACTTAG AATTGAGAGAGGGCTTGACCAGGATGAGTATGGACCTTAAGAACAACTTGCTAGGTTCGTTGCGGATGGCATGGAAGTCTTTCACTAGAGCTCCATACCCTGCCTTACAAGCTTCAGAAACtacagaagaaactgaagcagaatGTGAATCAAGTCCAGAGAAACTGAGTG
- the BAG4 gene encoding BAG family molecular chaperone regulator 4 isoform X3, producing MDQPPYSNYNSNYWNSPARHRAPYPSTYPVRPEMQGQSLNSYTNGAYGPPYPTGPGANTASYSGAYYTPGYTQSNYSPEVPSTYRSPGNSPAPVSRWLYPQQDCQTEAAPLRGQVSGYPASQNPGMALPHYPYGDGNRSVPQPGPTVRPQEDSWASPGAYGMGTRYPWPSAAPSAPPGNLYMNDSTSSWASSSSSQSPPSPAPQQPKDSSYPYSQSDQGMNRHNFPCNVHQYESSGTVNSDHSDLLDSQVQYSAEPQLYGNATNEHPSSQDQNDNLPEECLSSDEGTPPSIKKIIHVLEKVQYLEQEVEEFVGKKTDKAYWLLEEMLTKELLELDSVETGGQDSVRQARKEAVCKIQAILEKLEKKGL from the exons AGTTTGAATTCTTATACAAATGGAGCATATGGCCCACCATACCCCACTGGCCCTGGGGCAAATACTGCCTCATACTCTGGGGCTTATTACACACCTGGATATACTCAGAGCAATTACTCCCCAGAGGTTCCAAGCACTTACCGTTCACCTGGCAACAGCCCAGCCCCAGTCTCCCGTTGGCTGTATCCTCAGCAGGATTGTCAGACTGAAGCAGCCCCTCTTAGGGGGCAGGTCTCAGGATATCCTGCTTCACAG AACCCTGGAATGGCCCTGCCTCATTATCCTTATGGGGATGGTAATCGTAGTGTTCCACAACCAGGACCAACTGTACGACCACAAGAGGACTCATGGGCTTCTCCTGGTGCTTATGGAATGGGAACCCGTTACCCCTGGCCTTCAGCTGCACCCTCAGCACCACCTGGGAATCTCTACATGAATGACAGTACTTCGTCATGGGCCAGCAGCTCCTCCTCTCAGTCACCTCCTTCACCAGCACCCCAGCAGCCCAAG gactCCTCATACCCCTATAGCCAGTCTGACCAAGGAATGAACCGGCACAACTTCCCTTGCAATGTCCATCAGTACGAGTCCTCGGGAACAGTGAACAGTGATCATTCAGATCTTTTGGATTCCCAAGTCCAATATAGTGCAGAGCCTCAGCTGTATGGTAATGCTACCAACGAACACCCAAGCAGTCAAGATCAGAATGATAATCTTCCTGAAGAGTGTTTATCTTCAGATGAAGGTACTCCCccaagtattaaaaaaatcatacatgtgCTGGAGAAGGTCCAGTATCTCGAGCAAGAAGTAGAAGAGTTCGTAGGGAAAAAGACAGACAAAGCGTACTGGCTTCTGGAAGAAATGCTAACCAAGGAGCTTTTGGAACTGGATTCAGTTGAAACTGGGGGCCAGGACTCTGTCCGACAGGCCAGGAAAGAGGCTGTTTGTAAAATCCAGGCCATActggaaaagttggaaaaaaaaggattatga